One Aciduliprofundum boonei T469 genomic region harbors:
- a CDS encoding ERCC4 domain-containing protein has protein sequence MKIFVDYRERSVLDIIEDIFDSFELVNLPVGDFLITFDTYAVLVERKSASDFLNSLKSNRLWDQMRRMLAQEVMGHKIRRRALLIHGYMGDEISLSSFGWNHIMGAYMEIQYRYDIPIFHAEDDDALAEFFRILIKRETEGKNEGEFERKWMRIPPKRVMSDEEWKIYALSSLPYIGEKIAKALLEHFGSIEKIARANIVELKKVEGIGDKKARQIYRIFH, from the coding sequence ATGAAAATATTTGTGGATTATAGGGAGCGCTCAGTTCTTGATATCATAGAGGATATTTTTGACTCATTTGAACTCGTAAATCTCCCAGTCGGTGATTTTCTAATCACATTTGATACCTATGCAGTGCTCGTGGAGAGAAAAAGTGCTTCAGATTTCTTGAATAGTTTAAAGAGCAACCGCCTCTGGGACCAGATGAGAAGGATGCTGGCTCAAGAGGTTATGGGTCATAAGATAAGAAGAAGGGCCCTGCTTATCCACGGTTATATGGGAGATGAAATATCCTTATCCTCTTTTGGATGGAACCATATAATGGGTGCATATATGGAAATTCAATACAGATACGATATTCCCATATTCCACGCGGAAGATGATGATGCCCTAGCAGAATTTTTCAGAATTTTGATAAAGAGAGAAACGGAAGGAAAGAATGAAGGGGAGTTTGAGAGAAAATGGATGAGAATTCCACCAAAGAGAGTTATGAGCGATGAAGAGTGGAAAATTTATGCTCTTTCTTCACTTCCATACATAGGAGAGAAAATCGCCAAGGCTCTTTTAGAGCATTTTGGGAGCATTGAGAAAATTGCTAGGGCAAATATAGTTGAGCTTAAGAAAGTTGAAGGTATAGGGGACAAGAAGGCAAGGCAGATATATCGCATATTTCACTGA
- a CDS encoding DEAD/DEAH box helicase translates to MEIYDIPLNSEWLKVFEDEGIRYLYPPQEEAIKKLFSGKNLVVAIPTASGKTLIGYIAILRAFKMGLKSVYIVPLRALAMEKYEELRRFEKFGMKVALAMGDYDSPAGYLKYYDVVIATSEKMDSILRHDLEYAYNLGVVIVDEVHLLGEASRGPTLEMVISKIRDVNDEAQIIALSATINNSQEIAEWLNGEHVYSEFRPVPLRLGVYYDDTLLFEDGEKVEIKHDAINIGNLVRRSIELGGQVLIFVNRRKSAESLAEKLRRRVEGYLNEEDKNELYALSDSIMEEEYTIYSERIAKLIRHGVAFHHAGLSNRHRSIVERAFKNKWLKVIVATPTLAAGINLPSRTVIVRDVTRYDGFSSVYIPVMEVKQMLGRAGRPKYDKYGEGIIYARSEKRAHDYMEMYIRGEIEDIESQLSNESALRTHILALIASDMINKEEEIFEFFKKTFYGFKMPVENLERKIERILDFLEEYEFIKRKRLLLATPLGKRTSDLYIDPYTAIIFRKCYEHNFDIFCILHTISCTPDMNPIRAKRSELEELFSLAYTHELAIDEFDVDQDTFFGALKTASILMDWIAETSQDKIIERYDIGPGDLHGRVELTDWLLYAFGEIGKVLHYPHIRNVENLRLRVKYGVKEELLPIVSLRGVGRVRARRLFDSGFDSIEKLKRANVSTLIIIPGIGRKLAEEILKQVK, encoded by the coding sequence GTGGAAATATACGATATCCCGTTGAATAGCGAATGGCTAAAAGTTTTTGAAGATGAGGGAATAAGATACCTCTATCCTCCACAGGAAGAGGCGATAAAGAAACTCTTTAGCGGGAAAAATTTGGTTGTGGCAATACCTACTGCAAGCGGTAAAACTCTAATCGGGTATATTGCGATTTTGAGGGCATTTAAGATGGGGTTGAAGAGTGTTTACATCGTACCATTGAGAGCCTTGGCAATGGAGAAATACGAGGAGCTTCGCAGATTTGAAAAATTCGGAATGAAAGTTGCCCTTGCAATGGGAGATTACGATAGCCCTGCGGGATATCTGAAGTATTACGATGTGGTCATAGCAACTAGCGAGAAGATGGATTCCATTTTAAGGCATGATTTAGAATACGCCTACAATCTTGGAGTTGTCATAGTTGATGAAGTTCATCTTTTGGGAGAGGCATCAAGAGGCCCAACTTTAGAAATGGTTATCTCAAAAATTAGGGATGTGAATGATGAGGCACAGATAATAGCCCTATCCGCCACAATCAACAATTCCCAAGAAATCGCAGAATGGCTAAACGGGGAGCATGTTTACAGCGAGTTCAGGCCTGTACCCCTGCGCCTTGGAGTTTATTACGATGACACGCTTCTCTTTGAGGATGGAGAGAAGGTTGAAATAAAGCACGATGCCATAAACATAGGAAATTTAGTGCGAAGGAGCATAGAGTTAGGAGGGCAAGTGCTGATATTCGTGAATAGAAGAAAATCTGCAGAATCCCTAGCCGAGAAGTTGAGGAGGAGAGTAGAAGGGTATTTGAACGAGGAAGATAAGAATGAACTCTACGCTTTGTCGGATAGCATTATGGAAGAGGAGTACACAATATATAGCGAGAGAATTGCAAAATTGATAAGGCATGGCGTTGCCTTCCATCATGCTGGCCTGAGCAACAGGCATAGGAGCATAGTGGAAAGAGCATTCAAAAATAAGTGGCTAAAGGTTATTGTGGCAACACCCACTCTTGCCGCTGGCATAAACCTTCCTTCAAGGACTGTTATTGTTAGAGATGTCACCCGCTATGATGGTTTCTCAAGCGTGTACATTCCCGTTATGGAAGTTAAGCAGATGCTTGGAAGAGCTGGAAGGCCAAAGTACGATAAGTATGGAGAAGGGATCATCTATGCGAGAAGTGAGAAGAGAGCCCATGATTATATGGAGATGTATATACGAGGAGAGATTGAAGATATAGAATCTCAATTATCAAACGAGAGCGCACTTAGAACTCACATATTGGCTCTAATAGCCAGTGATATGATAAACAAAGAGGAGGAAATTTTCGAATTTTTCAAGAAAACATTTTACGGGTTTAAAATGCCAGTGGAGAATTTAGAGAGAAAAATTGAGAGAATATTGGATTTTCTGGAAGAATATGAATTCATAAAGAGAAAGAGATTGCTCCTAGCCACTCCATTGGGCAAGAGAACTTCAGATTTATACATAGACCCCTATACAGCCATCATATTTCGCAAATGCTACGAGCATAATTTTGATATTTTTTGCATCCTTCATACCATTTCCTGCACACCAGATATGAATCCAATAAGAGCGAAGAGGAGTGAGTTAGAAGAGTTATTCAGTTTAGCCTACACTCACGAGCTTGCCATAGACGAGTTTGATGTTGACCAAGATACTTTCTTTGGTGCCTTGAAAACTGCATCCATACTGATGGATTGGATTGCGGAAACATCGCAGGATAAAATAATTGAGAGATACGATATTGGGCCAGGAGACCTACACGGAAGGGTTGAACTTACAGATTGGCTCCTATACGCATTTGGAGAGATTGGAAAAGTGCTGCACTATCCTCATATCAGGAATGTGGAGAATTTGAGATTAAGGGTGAAAT
- a CDS encoding DUF6015 family protein gives MEIEDVESAEFVVTVDFLAKAIQNGLSRPKRRLSMEEAKMTAEHVLNFFGYGDRIIDNMLEPEDRDTFYILEDLAILKTEREETTLWDGREWRIHYWLLNKERIYELVYYKQEEEKEEDIEDIYTDLPDELWIRG, from the coding sequence GTGGAAATAGAAGATGTAGAAAGCGCAGAATTCGTGGTTACCGTCGATTTTTTGGCCAAGGCAATTCAAAATGGGTTGAGCAGGCCCAAGAGAAGATTGAGCATGGAAGAGGCAAAAATGACAGCTGAGCATGTTCTCAACTTCTTCGGGTATGGAGATAGGATCATAGACAACATGCTTGAGCCCGAAGATCGCGATACTTTTTACATCCTTGAGGACTTGGCAATTCTTAAAACAGAGAGAGAAGAAACAACGCTTTGGGATGGTAGAGAGTGGCGTATTCATTACTGGCTTCTAAACAAGGAGAGAATTTACGAGCTTGTTTATTATAAGCAAGAAGAAGAAAAGGAGGAAGACATAGAGGATATATACACAGACCTCCCAGACGAACTTTGGATTAGGGGTTGA
- a CDS encoding adenylosuccinate synthase yields MNIAVIGLQFGDEGKGKIVDYLAEDFDVIARYSGGSNAGHSVLYNGKKFKLHLIPSGVLRGKIGVLGNGMAIDFSVLDEEFKSLRGEGLEPKIKISSRAHVVTSFHKIMDEKEDEIIGIGTTRRGIGPTYETKVKRVGIRVGDVFDDAILLKRLKLATKLWSIYDEKEVEKEARAIREQVRKFKEFIVDTEIWLNEVIRAGKKVLFEGSQAALLDVDFGTYPFVTSSNTISGGMLSGLGISPRSIDKIVGVMKPYMTRVGAGPFPTEIFGKMAEELRDRGKEYGATTGRPRRIGWLDLPLLRYATLVGGVDEIALTKVDILQGMEEIPVAFEYNCSGKRKYPPMHIEKCEPIYMKLPGWKSIEDENLWNYMKMIERETGAKVRMISYGASREETMLID; encoded by the coding sequence ATGAACATTGCAGTTATTGGCTTGCAGTTTGGCGATGAGGGGAAGGGGAAAATTGTGGATTACCTCGCTGAAGATTTTGATGTAATCGCTAGGTATTCGGGAGGCAGTAATGCTGGGCATAGCGTGTTGTATAATGGCAAAAAATTCAAATTGCACCTCATACCAAGTGGGGTTTTACGAGGAAAGATAGGAGTCCTTGGAAACGGGATGGCAATAGATTTTTCAGTTTTAGATGAGGAATTTAAATCTTTAAGAGGGGAAGGATTAGAGCCAAAGATAAAGATAAGCAGCAGGGCGCATGTGGTAACTTCGTTTCACAAAATTATGGATGAAAAGGAAGATGAGATTATAGGGATAGGGACTACTAGGCGAGGAATAGGTCCCACCTATGAGACAAAGGTTAAGAGAGTGGGTATAAGAGTTGGGGATGTTTTTGATGATGCTATTTTGCTAAAAAGATTGAAGCTCGCAACAAAATTATGGAGTATTTATGATGAAAAAGAGGTGGAGAAAGAGGCAAGGGCAATAAGGGAGCAGGTGCGAAAATTCAAGGAATTTATTGTAGATACTGAGATATGGTTAAATGAAGTGATAAGAGCGGGAAAGAAAGTGCTTTTTGAGGGTTCTCAGGCTGCTCTTTTGGATGTGGATTTTGGCACATATCCATTTGTGACATCCTCTAACACCATTTCGGGAGGTATGCTTTCTGGGCTTGGAATATCTCCCAGATCCATCGATAAAATTGTAGGTGTTATGAAGCCCTATATGACAAGGGTTGGTGCAGGTCCATTTCCAACTGAAATTTTCGGGAAAATGGCCGAAGAGTTGAGGGATAGGGGTAAAGAGTATGGGGCTACAACAGGAAGGCCGCGGAGAATTGGCTGGTTGGATTTACCCCTCCTGCGTTATGCAACTCTGGTTGGGGGTGTGGATGAAATTGCATTAACCAAGGTTGATATTTTGCAGGGTATGGAAGAAATACCGGTGGCTTTTGAGTATAACTGCAGTGGGAAGAGAAAGTATCCTCCTATGCATATTGAGAAATGCGAACCAATTTATATGAAACTTCCTGGATGGAAAAGCATAGAAGATGAAAATTTATGGAATTATATGAAAATGATAGAAAGGGAAACGGGAGCTAAAGTACGGATGATATCCTATGGAGCGAGCAGGGAAGAAACCATGCTCATAGATTGA
- a CDS encoding ribosome biogenesis/translation initiation ATPase RLI, whose product MHIAVVLQDRCQFKKCNYECRLYCPPVRMGIDTVVITEKGYPKIIEELCEGCGICVHKCPFEAVKIVGLPEELKEELVHQYGENGFRLYRLPQIKQGKVVGILGPNGVGKTTSLNILSGNLIPNLGNYEKKPSWDDVIDYFSGNVMADYFSKLRDGEIKTALKPQYVDKIPRVFKGKVKELLKNVNEDISEVASLLKIENILDRDVDKLSGGELQSVAIAATMLKDADVYFFDEPSSYLDIDQRLEIARIIKDLAEKKIVFVVEHDLAVMDFIADVVHILYGSEGAYGVVSQIRATRNAINSFLEGYLREENIRFRPWKIEFTEHPPKRSLELPTLIKWPYIEKKYENFKLEVEPGEIKIGEVVGVVGPNATGKTTFVKILAGVIKADRGEINEEVKVSYKPQYIKPQYDGTVEELLMFTFKDRMSNSFFLSEVINPLGIKHMYNKDVNALSGGEMQRLAIAICLGLEADLYLLDEPSAYLDSNQRMIAAKVIRRVMENTGKSALVVDHDVYFIDIVSDDVMVFGGEPARHGIGKGPYPMREGMNLFLKNVGITFRRDGETKRPRINKPGSYTDREQKEKGEYYYA is encoded by the coding sequence ATGCATATTGCAGTTGTTTTGCAGGATAGATGTCAGTTTAAAAAATGTAATTACGAGTGCCGTCTTTATTGCCCACCGGTTAGAATGGGTATAGATACGGTTGTTATAACAGAAAAGGGATATCCAAAAATTATAGAAGAACTGTGCGAAGGATGCGGGATATGCGTTCACAAATGCCCATTTGAAGCCGTGAAGATAGTTGGATTGCCAGAGGAATTAAAAGAAGAGCTCGTGCATCAGTACGGGGAGAATGGCTTTCGACTTTACAGATTACCACAGATCAAGCAAGGAAAGGTTGTTGGTATCCTTGGCCCAAATGGGGTGGGAAAGACAACGAGCTTGAACATCCTCTCAGGAAATTTAATTCCAAATTTGGGAAATTACGAGAAAAAGCCATCTTGGGACGATGTGATTGATTACTTCTCCGGTAATGTTATGGCTGATTACTTCTCAAAGTTGAGAGATGGAGAAATAAAAACAGCTTTAAAGCCACAGTATGTGGATAAAATCCCAAGGGTTTTTAAAGGTAAAGTCAAAGAACTATTAAAGAATGTAAACGAAGATATAAGCGAGGTTGCATCCCTTTTGAAAATTGAGAACATATTAGATAGAGATGTGGATAAGCTTAGCGGTGGAGAATTGCAAAGTGTAGCAATAGCAGCAACCATGCTAAAAGATGCAGATGTTTATTTCTTTGATGAGCCAAGCAGCTATTTGGATATAGATCAAAGATTGGAAATCGCAAGGATAATAAAGGATTTGGCTGAGAAAAAGATAGTTTTCGTGGTTGAGCACGATTTAGCTGTTATGGATTTCATAGCAGATGTGGTTCATATTTTATATGGAAGCGAAGGAGCTTATGGGGTTGTTTCTCAAATCCGAGCCACAAGAAACGCAATAAATTCATTCCTTGAAGGGTATTTGAGAGAGGAGAACATAAGGTTCAGGCCTTGGAAAATAGAATTCACAGAGCATCCTCCAAAGAGAAGCTTGGAGTTGCCCACATTGATAAAATGGCCATACATAGAGAAAAAATATGAAAATTTCAAATTAGAAGTTGAACCGGGAGAGATAAAAATAGGAGAGGTTGTGGGCGTGGTTGGCCCTAATGCCACAGGAAAGACAACATTCGTGAAAATTCTTGCGGGAGTAATAAAAGCGGATAGGGGAGAAATAAATGAGGAAGTAAAAGTAAGCTACAAACCGCAGTACATAAAGCCTCAGTACGATGGCACAGTGGAAGAATTGCTTATGTTCACCTTCAAAGATAGAATGTCCAATTCATTCTTTCTATCCGAAGTAATCAATCCTCTGGGAATTAAGCATATGTACAACAAGGATGTAAACGCATTATCTGGGGGAGAGATGCAACGCTTAGCAATAGCAATCTGCCTTGGGTTAGAAGCGGATTTATATCTCCTTGACGAGCCCTCAGCATATTTGGATAGCAATCAAAGAATGATTGCGGCGAAGGTGATTCGCAGGGTTATGGAAAACACCGGCAAAAGTGCTCTCGTTGTAGACCATGATGTTTATTTCATTGACATTGTGTCGGATGATGTGATGGTTTTCGGTGGAGAGCCAGCAAGGCATGGCATTGGTAAAGGACCTTATCCCATGAGAGAAGGTATGAATCTATTCTTAAAGAATGTTGGAATAACATTCAGAAGGGACGGAGAGACAAAGAGACCAAGGATAAACAAGCCCGGAAGCTATACAGATAGGGAGCAGAAGGAAAAGGGTGAATATTATTACGCATAA